The stretch of DNA TGCTACAAGAGAACAATAGAGGCCGGGACACATCTATCTCTTCAGAGCAACCTCTTTTAGATTCCTAAGGCCACACTTGCAATAAGATATCATCTGCTTTGGATTTTTTCTTATCTCATTTGAGAAAATTTTAGAAAACATTTTTCATTTTCAAACATACCTAGGCGAGGTTGGAATAATTCATTTTTCAAAGTGAGTCTATTTCATTTATGGGACTTCTGTGTCATGAGGTCGAGGATGCCATGTTCAAGGGGTCCAAGAAACATCTCTGAGTAACTCGTGCCTCAGACCCTTTTGACCTCGTACACATGGGGTTGAGGCCATTTTTCTCTCTAGACATCACATGTCCACGGGTCCCTGACCCCCTGCACATAGGTGTAGCATTCATCTCTCATGTGCCCATGTGCCCATAGGGTCCTTAACCCTATGCCCACGGGGTCCCTGACCCCTGCACATGGGTGTAGCATCCATCTCTCATGTGTCCATGTGCCTATAGGGTCCTTAACCCAATGCTCACGGGTCCCTAAGGTCGCAACAGTCATTTTGGGAGGGGGTAATAAATACCCACCCATCTTTCATCTCACGGGTCTACACTTTCCCCGTGTTTGTTTCAGGGCGGAGGTTTTGGGGCAAGCATTGGATGGCCGGCCCATGTCGACGTACGGGGGCAAATGCTATGCCGGTTTCGAGGGCCGGTGTTGGAGACGCTCTAGACGGGTGTACTCTCTTTTAAAGCTGGATCAAATTAGGTCGAAAAATTTATACTGTACCTGTTTTTGTCACCGACAACAATTTAAAACAGGCTAAATATACACCAGCCTAACTAATTTCCTCCTGGGGTCGTTGCGCACCAGCTTCTAGGCCCTTCGGGACCTTCCTTGGAACCCTTTCTGGAAAGAGCGTTCCGGTCAGAAACAGGCTGTGGCGAGGGTGTGCCGTCACCGTCTGCCCGCCCCTCAACGCGATTAAGTACCGCTCACTCCTattcccacccccacccccaccggaCGGACGGAAGTCACGGTGCGCCTCCGTGTCTCGTCGCAGCCCACCACCTGCCCTCTGCCCGCTGTCCGCCTCCCGCCCCAGATCTCCACCTCCCCCCACCTCCGTCCGCTCCGACTGGAGCAGTGGCCTGTGGAGCAGAGAGAGTGTGGGCGGGGCACGAAATGGCGGCGCTTTCTGGCTGCGCCCTGCTGCTCGCGGCGGCGCTGCTCCTCTCCGCGCCGGCCGCCACAGGTGCGGCTCCCCTCCTCCGTCCTCTGATTCGGTTCTGCTCGCGCGCGTGCGGATGGGTGGGTGGATGCCTGCTGCCCCCGTCTCGTCGGTCCTGTCGGTGTCTGTCCCGCTGGGTTACCAATTCAGCTCGTTTCTTGCACGCTGCTgctgtcttgagcttcaagcttgcttCCACActatcttgagcttcaagcttcaaGCTGACTCTTAAGTGGATTGGTTAGTTAGTAAAAACATCCTTGCGCCGAGCTCTGATCTGTTCACAGCTGAAGCGAAATACACTAGTAGTTAGTTAGTAAAAACATCTCAGTCAAGTGTGTCTGCTGTGCTGCTAGATTAAAACAACTTGAGCCGCACTGTAGAATAGATAGACCCTGCTACTactgtcttgagcttcaagctgatTCTTAAGCGAATTAGTTGGTTGAAACATCCTCGCGCCGATGTGTTCGCAACTGAAGTGAATTACAGACAGTTACTTAGTTAGTTAGCTAGAACGTCTCAGTCAACTGCGTTTGTTGTGCTGGTAAAAAGAACCTGATTTGCAGGAtacattcctgcagattggaacaagCATGTGTTCGTTGTGCATCTGACGTGCCAATTAACCCTCTTACTTCCTTCTTGTTCTCGCAGAGGCGTACGATTCGCTAGATCCGAACGGGAACATCACCATAAAATGGGATCTTAAAGAGTGGACTCCTGATGGTTATGTTGTGAGTAGCACTTCAACATCTGTCTGTCTCTCATCCCAAACTATGAATTAGGCCAGCATTGATTTTTACCGAGGTTTTGATGACCTCAACAAGTAAGTAGCATGGCCAGTGACCGGCTACATACAAACAAACTCTGCTACAAGCAATATATATAGTGGACTACTCGACTCAAAAGTGATTGTGCATTCATATCTGCTCACCCTGTACCTGTGTGTGTCATGATTTTCTTCTTCTTCCAAACTTGTCATGCACAGGCAATGGTCACAATATACAACTACCAGCAGTTCCGGCACATATCTGCGCCCGGGTGGCAGCTGGGGTGGACCTGGGCCAAGAAGGAGGTCATCTGGTCCATGGTGGGGGCTCAGACCACCGAGCAGGGCGACTGCTCCAAGTTCAAGACCAACCCTCCCCATTGCTGCAAGAGAGATCCCACCATCATCGATCTTCTCCCGGGGACGCCGTACAAAGACCAAGTCGGCAACTGCTGCAAGGGAGGGGTTATAAGCACGTTTAACCAGGACCCGGCAAATGCCGCCTCCTCCTTCCAGATCAGTGTAGGCCTTTCTGGGACTACCAATAAGACGGTTAAGCTGCCCAGAAACTTCACTCTTAAGACCCCGGGCCCGGGCTACACATGCGGCCGTGCTACTGTTGTGAGGCCCACCAAGTTTCTCATCGGTGACGGGCGCAGGACGACCCAAGCTCTTAGTAAGTTGCCCACCTATTGCCCCTCGCCGCTTGCTATCTATCAATTGCTTCAGCACTTACTACTAGTTTAGCATGTTTCTGCTCCTTAATAGTCATGAATGAATGCTATGTTATAGTAATATGTGTAGGATTAGTAAAAGGATTCAAACCATTCAAATGAGAAGTGATACATTCTCTAAGGGACAtgagttcatgttcatcacctaggATCGAAGTCAGCTCATATTTACTTACCTATTTTAGCCAGTTTTGTTCTCTTGCAAATATTGCATGTCTAATGCAGGAAGCATCGGATTGGTTCCACATATGTTTTTTATGTTTTGTTGCTGTTAATTTTTATTTATCAAGAGGGGTTTCCCCCCTCCCCATTTTTATTAAAAACGGGGCATTGTTGCTGTTGATTTTCTTTATATTTATTAGTGGGGTTCTAACCAAGAAATTCTCTATTCACAGTGACATGGAATGTAACCTGCACCTACTCCCAGTTTCTTGCTCAGAAGACCCCAACCTGCTGCGTAGCTCTCTCGTCGTTTTATAACAACACTATTGTGGGCTGCCCAACATGCTCTTGCGGCTGCCAAAACAATAACACTCATCCAGGGAGCTGTGTAAAGTGAGTTAGCAAAATTGTTCACTCTTTACCGCCTGTTAAGGTTTTAATTTTCCGCAAAATTCCTTATGAATCCTATGCACTTTGCAGTCCCAACTCACCTTATTTACAATCCGCCATCGATGGCCCTGGCAAGTACACCGGCCAGCCTCTTGTCCAGTGCACTTCCCACATGTGCCCGGTAAAAGTGCACTGGCATGTGAAGCTCAACTACAAGGACTACTGGAGAGTCAAAGTAACCATCACAAACTTCAACTACCGCATGAATTACACAGATTGGAACCTGGTTGTCCAGCATCCCAACTTCAACAACATCACAAAGCTCTTCAGCTTCAACTACAAGCCGCTCTCCCCGTACGGAGGCCGCATAAGTAAGTTAATTAGTCGCCTTGTGAGCCGTCTGTGTTTAACTGGTTTCTGAGCCGAAACCCTCCTGtctgatgatggagtttaattgctcCCTCTCTGTGTTTCAGACGACAGCGCGATGTTCTGGGGAATGAAGTTCTACAATGATCTGCTCAACCAAGCCGGTCCGTTCGGAAACGCGCAGACGGAGATACTTCTGCAGAAGGACCCGGAGACCTTCACCTTCGAGAAAGGGTGGGCCTTTCCGCGGCGTGTCTACTTCAACGGCGACAACTGCGTCATGCCGCCTCCCGACGCCTATCCATGGCTGCCTAACGCGAGCCCTCCGATGAAGCAACCGTGGACGCTCGAGCTCTTGGTGTTCTGGACCGCGCTGGCCGCCCTGCTGGCCTACTATGTCTGATGAGCGGTGTCGGCGAGCTTCTGTCGGGTTCCACGAGGTGCGCGGCGAAGGGTCATCTGTTCATTCGGTTCCACAGTTGCATATAAGAGACGGGGTGACGAATGCTGATGTGTGTATATGTGTTCTGCTAAGTTAAATAGGGCCAAAAATTGTAGTGGCCGCAAAGCTTTGGTGAACTGATCAATTGAATTGTATGGCTGTAGTAAATTAAATGTATGAGTTACATAATTATGCTTGGGTGAAATGGAGGGGATGCTGTTGGTCAGATGATCTAGCATTGTTTTGCTGACCCCTCTGTTGTTGCTGGAAGCAAGTTGCTGAGCTGATTCATTTTGATCTTTAGTGCTAGCTAGAGACCATATGAATCAGAAGACTTTGTACAACTCCGTAGGGCATGCTACGGCAACACAACCTACGCTTGCTGCTTGCTGCTTGCTGGTTTCTTCATCATCTAATCCACAATATATCGAATGAAACTGCTTCAGATTTCTTTTCAGGGAGACTATTGTTCCACTCACTTGCCACTACTTTTGCAATGAAGGGGGTTTTATTAACTCAGACATGTAGCATTGAGCGGAAACAAAGCCTACTTTTTCAATCAAGGGtgttttattaactcaaaatgtatGTAGCATCGAGCAGATACAAAGCATATTGAGCGACACGTAGCCTCTACACAgatagataagatgcataaaagccaATAGACTGTAGTAAGTTAAATGTATGAGTTACATAATGATGCTTGGGTGAAATGGTGAGGATGCTGTTGGTCAGATGATCTAGCAATTGTTTTGCTGACCCCTCCTGTTGTTGTTGAggttattgaattcatgctccaaccaactcatccaaaagtccgaaaCGGAAGTGGGGGCAAGCCGTAATTATTTATTGCGTTTACTGGGTTTTAAACCCCAAGTTTGTGCATCTAATCAGTTCACTGGTCAGACCGAACTATGAGAGAGGGCCGGACATTATACTCCAACAAAGCTGATTCATTTTGATCTTCAGTGCTAGCTAGAGACACTATGAATCAGAAGACTTTGTACAACTCCGTTGGGCACAGTACGACAACACAACCCACCCTTGTTGCTTGTTGGTTTCTTCATCATCTAGTCCACAACATATCGAATGAAACTGCTTCACATTTCTTTTGAGGGAAACTATTGTTCCACTCGCTTGCCACTATTTTTTCAATGCAGGGGGTTTTATTAACTTAAAATATAGCATCGAGTGGATACAAAGTATACTAAGTGACACTCGGCCTCAGCATAAATAGTTAAGATGCACACAGAGTCACCAAAATGAACCATCTGACAAGgataataaaaacaacaagttaATGAAATTCATATGAGACCAAAATTGTGCCAGTGTCGATGGTGAAGGTGGATCAATCCAAAGATTATGCTGCCATCCATATTGTTTCTTTTCACTCGCTTGTCAGTACTAACTGCATCTTAGTTAAAATTCACTCCAACATTCTTTTTTCTAGGAacaattctttttcttttctaatcGACGTGAACTTAAAAAAGAAGCAAAATAGTGAACTTCTGAATTGAAATTTTCTTATCATCCCACACGATAGAAAAATAGGGATAGGAAAAATCGCGCCTCTAGCTCCGTCCATGAGGGGGAATCAAGTGGTGCGATAGTGTGAGAGTTTTCGATTGGTAAGGATTTACTAAATGTCACATCTAAATTGCAAGCCACGGGCCATAAAATTCATTTTTTTAGTCTAAACACACTCCATTTTATTGATCATGCAACAAGTTCATAGGGATGCAGTTTAGGTCCGAGTATTTAGGAGCCACAAATGGCATCACGAAGACATGTCGAGAGCATGTTTAGCGAGACTATATGCTTTCCTGCATCGCTGCGTGTTGGTTGTCccgtgtagttgttgtgtccttcgTCTTCCCTATCGCACGCTGGGGCGTTTTTTGGCCCATTATTGTGTCGTGCCCTATGTCTTTTTTCTGTGTTTGTGGGTTATATGTGCCTCCTTTGCTTTGCTTCCGCCTCCGCGCCTCCCGCCGTGCTGCCGCCTTCTATATGCCTCGCCACCTAGAAGGGTCTTGGCTCCAAGGGTGCATACTGCCTCTTCTATGGCACCGGTGCCGGCCGCCGAAAACAGGTGCACGCAGCATCCCGTCATTCTCCACAAACCAGATTTATCtgggttttagatttgctttgggttCAGAATTTGGACTGGCGGCATACCACCAAATCCGCTGACAAGGCTTACTTCTTCGGCACTGAATTGACAGACTATGCAAAACATTTGTGGaagagagatactccctccgtccgggaaaagttgtccacgcctagttcaatttttttttacaaaaaccCCCTTGGGCTTTTAAATCAGTCGCAAACAGATCCTTCTCCTTCCCCTCGACACCACCGTGAGACGCCGTCGCCCGCCGTCGCGAGGCACCGGCAGGTCCAGCGCCGCCCACCACGTGCGCCTCCCAACTACGCCACAGCCACCGCCCACGTGCGAAGGAGGCAACCACCGCCGCCCACCCGCGCAGCTCAACCATCGCCGCCCACAGCTGGACCGCATCCTCCCCGAGCAGACCAGGAACGCCTCACCGAGAGGTACTCCATCATCGAGCCAGGCTTGCTGGGAAGCCGTGGATCGACGAAATCTGCCCCGTCTCCTCCCACTCCGGCCGTCGCTTCCCCACACAAGGTCGACGCCGTCGCGCCTTCCCTGGCTTCCCCGAGCCGTTTTAAGGAATCAGGGTCATCTTCCGGTCCTCCAGACCACTTTCCCCCTCTCGATCGCTTGGTATTTGGCCTGGTCGTCGtcggccgccgctcgccgccgctggAGCTCGTCACGTGGTTCCTCCGGTGAACAAACACCAGCGGCTCCGGCACCCAAGTGTCGACCACGCTCGTGCGCGTGCGCGTGCACGCTCGCCCACGCTCCATGCTCTTCGGTGGAGCTCGTGTTGCTGCCCGATCCTCTCTGAAGAAGGTATTGTTGCTGTTGTATCCATTCCTGCTGCTGTTGAACTGCAATTTCAATTCAGTGACATTCAGTTTAATTCAGAGAAACAAGTATGGGTTCATTCTCTTCTTGGTGTATTGTTAATGTGTTTGTTACTTAATGTTTGTTTATATaggttaataaaattaattaatgtccatattaggccTGCATGCCCAAGAGAAAATTCACATATACCTGGAGTATTATGTTAGTTtaattacagagggagtagtatatatagtAGAATATGTGAAAAGGATTGCTGCTAAAGGCCTGTTAATTGCAGCTTAACAGGAAACTACCTACTACTGTCAAGGAGATTCAGAAAACATACCAGTACATGATCACCACCAATATAATTAAGCAAGATATGTTTCCATATTGTACTATATATCAGGGTTTTTAGTCTGAAAAATCTGAACCAAATTAAACACCAGCTGGTGATACCTAGTTAAAACTCCCCATGAACCTGCTGGTACAAATTTGCACTCAAAAGCAAAAGCAATCAACAATGTCAAAAAAAAATCTTCTCTGCTTTTATAAAGCATTAGGATAGTGAAATAATTACCATGGAGAGAGTAATTTGACAATAGCAGCAATTTTCTATAAGTACTCAAATTCAGTGTATTGAAATGCAGTCAAGTGTAAAAAAGGAAAAAGATATAATAAAAAAAGACATGACAATAGGAATTAAGTTGGCATTATTTGAATTAAGTTAGATTCTTCTTGCTTTACTTGAATAGGAGGGCCTTCATGTTCCTCTAGTTACCAAATGAACAAGGAGAACTTCTAATATCTACTTTTTCCTTTCTTGGTTTCTTTGCTTTTTGTCTAGGATTCTTCATGGTTTTCTTGTTATGATTATGTGCTAATCATTCATCTTTTGTATACTCTTGGTATGAGATCAGACAGGAGAACACAACTATGGATTTGAACTTGATCTCGGAAGAAGTGGATGAAGCTCAACAAGAAGAACAAGCTCATCAAGGTGGCACTATTGATTTGAATTTGATCCCGAAAGAGGAGGATGAAGCTCAATAAGAAGAACAAGCTCAGCAAGGTGGCACTATTGATTTGAACTTGATCCCGGAAGACGAGGATGAAGACATTGAATTGAACTGGTTTCCTGAAGAGGAAGAAGCTCAAGAGGCACAAGAAGATGCAGAAGTGCAAGAAGCTCAAGAGGCACAAGAAGATGCATTAGTGGAAGAAGCTCAATAGGCACAAGTAGATGCAAAAGTGCAAGAAGCTGATGCACATGGCAATCCAAGAGGGAAGGACTTGACAGACAAGGAGAGACATGGTGTTTACTTTGCTCTGCGAGTAATCGAGCTTAGAGATGGACAAGTTCATGTGTATGACAAGGTGCTCATTGCGACTATGCTAAATGTTAACCTGCGAACAGTTACAAGAATATGGAAtctagccaaacaacaacttgcagCAGGCCAAGAAGTTGATGTTTCAAGCAAGAAGAACAAAAGTGGTAGGAAGAGAAAAGAACTAGATATGTCGAGAACAACCATAATCCCTTTGAACAAAAGAAGAACAATCCGTTCTCTAGCAAGGTGTTTAGGTGTGCCCCGATCAACCCTACATGACAGATTTCAATTGCAAGAGCTGAAACACATCACAAGCACCATCAAACCCACCCTCAAGCCACAGAACAAGATAGCGAGACTAAAGTTCTGCCTATCCATGATGGATGAAAGATGGATATGAAGTCCTTGGACTAGATTCAAACCAATGACAAATATGGTCCATATAGATGAGAAGTGGTATGACATGACCCGAGTGAAGAGTAGCTACTACGTACTGCCTGGAGAAGAGGAACCAAATCGAACTGTGCACAATACTCATAGCATTAGGAAGTTAATGTTCCTAACAGCTGTGGCCAAACCTCGCTACAATGAAGATGGAGAGATGACATTTGATGGAAAACTTGGCATTTGGCCGTTCATGGTAGAGACCGAGGCACAACGAACAAGCCAAAACAGAGATAGGGGGACAATAGTGTTGAGGCCGGTCAAAGTTACTAGACCTGTGTGCAGAGATTATATGATCAATAAAGTAATCCCTGCCATTCAAGAAAAATGGCCTGGCGGTGACGAGGACACAACGATCTCCATTCAACAAGATAATGTAGCACCACATGTCCTCCCTGATGATGCTGGTTTTGCAGAAGCCGTGGCACAGACAGATCTGGATATTCGACTATTGCAACAACCACCAAACAATCCTAAGCTCAATGTGTTAGATCTTTGTTTCCACTGCTCTCCCCAATCCCTAACCGATTGCAGAGCACCTATGAATATTCAGGAATTGGTACAGGGTGTAGAGGAGGAGTTTGAGAACTACGATGCCGATAAGCTTTTCAAAAGCTTCATGACATTGGAAGCAGTCATGGTGCAAGTGatgaaacactactagggaaaagcctagcagcagcgcgggttttaggcctattagtagcgcgggatgGTGCTCTACTGgtatggcgctacagctaaaggttagtagtagcgtgggttaacctacgctactgctatatcgacttagtagtagcgttttCTCCAAACAATGCtgctggtaattactagtagcgcttctccctgcacgtgctactactattatttcatattttatttcttttttatttcatgttttattcatacacctttatacaagttttcatacaacaacaatttagagattgtttttacatcataatgagttattacatcactgggtgaaagaactgtggactagtttcaagtggatggacatccacttgaaactagtccgcggttctttcacccaatggtataataaatatcatcgtcatcatcatcatcatatcattaacaacttatcatcataatacatcattgtcatataacacctcctcatgatcataattttcatcaatgagacatcacatagcaagttggtcactagtcataatcacaactactcctcatcatcaactctaacacattgtaccacataataaataatgtacctcataggacctactgttggtgaacgtagcagaattttaaaattttctacgcaccaccaagatcaatctatggagtcatctagcaacgagggagaagggagtgcatctacatacccttatagatcgcgagcggaagcgttcaagagaatggggttgatggagtcgtactcgtcgtgatccaaatcaccgatgaccgagcgccgaacggacggcacctccgcgttcaacacacgtatggttgggaagacgtctcctccttcttgatccagcaagggaaggagaggttgatggagatccagcagcacgacggcgtggtggtggaagcagcggtgatctcggcagggcttcaccaagctccaacgagagagagagagagagagagagagagagagagagagagagagagaggtgttacgaggggagagggaggggccagggacttggtgcggctgccctccctccccccactatatatagggcccctaggggggccggccctaggagatggaatctccaagggggggcggcggccaaggggggacttgccccccaagccaagtggggcgccccccacccctagggtttccaaccctagtgaaagaacatgcggtgcccccatgtttggttttggtaattgatgacaatctctatggactaatggttgccttgagttatatttgaaggttttgtccatagacttttcttggagtacatgtgttggtttcaaggagagtttgtgtcgaccaaggtgttattcaaggaattatccaaagattggtcatgtgagagttgagcttattgcaagcatgtcttgaagaagaagattgtgtgatcattcatgtctaccttcaagacatcattcaaatgaagagaattggaaaggttcaaggatgatcaagactaagtcaagagtgaatcaagttgatcaactcacaaagcgcagaagatgtaccgagagggatcaagtgatcccatggtatggtaagaattgtcaattacgctttgtgtactaacccatggtcttcgtgagagttctttgtggggttaggttgcggtgtgcaagttcaagtggagcatcacgaagagatcaaatgcttgaatcttgccgtcctttgtggtgataatggacttgtgaagatgtgcggaagagtggctcacccatagtggagtatgggggagcaatcaactagtcttcatcgagtcaacacaatcaagaaaggtggtccaacttgagggagtcaagattgtcatcatctagctcaagtggaccatgtgcaaggcaaaggttttcccttgataggttttctattttaccgatctcatgatggtagttgggagaccgggttataggatcgattgtcgtactatcaaggggggctctcgatgagtagcttgatcgtatcgttcgtagagagctcaaaccattgcatccttgcatcatctttcttggttcttgatggttctctttgtgagtcttagagcttatggtcatcttgatgacaagctcgagttcatcgaaaacggagttcacttgcatcttctatgatgttttcgatgttggaggttttgccggttcttctcggttggaggtttcactcctctatttgttggcataccttctcgatcgctgttttgatgctactcgtcgtcttgtttccaacaagcttgagtttgctcaattcggagctcatatgcagaagttatggcagttctggttttcttgagagtggtttttgtctggtcccagcggtagtaccgcttggagctctcagccgttgtaccgctgcttccgggcggtggtaccgccaactTGCTCAGCAAAGACttgggcggttgttccggccaggcaccgcccaagtaccggtcaggcctctgttttgatgcggtactcgggcggtggtggcccggttggtccggtcgtaccggtaccaccggtgtccggagcggttcgaccgctcaggacttagccgcccgagcgctcaaggccatgcggttgcactGGCCCGGTACCGTtcgactaccgcactcaggggtgactcccttttgttcctatgcggtggttgagcggtggctgggcggttggtccggttgttcttctcaaccggtgctaccgcctggtcgcccggttgtaccgcctagtagggttctgcacgtatactgtgagtccctgttgtaccgggaccaggagcggtagtaccgctcatgtgcgggctgagcacataacggttggattttccccctcctataaaagggggtcttcttccccattgaacctaacCTTTTGAgcccgtgttcttcccccattgttgaccttctttgagcttgctaactctcaatccctccatggattcttgctagtttttgagggaaaagagagagg from Triticum dicoccoides isolate Atlit2015 ecotype Zavitan chromosome 6A, WEW_v2.0, whole genome shotgun sequence encodes:
- the LOC119318453 gene encoding COBRA-like protein 3; the encoded protein is MAALSGCALLLAAALLLSAPAATEAYDSLDPNGNITIKWDLKEWTPDGYVAMVTIYNYQQFRHISAPGWQLGWTWAKKEVIWSMVGAQTTEQGDCSKFKTNPPHCCKRDPTIIDLLPGTPYKDQVGNCCKGGVISTFNQDPANAASSFQISVGLSGTTNKTVKLPRNFTLKTPGPGYTCGRATVVRPTKFLIGDGRRTTQALMTWNVTCTYSQFLAQKTPTCCVALSSFYNNTIVGCPTCSCGCQNNNTHPGSCVNPNSPYLQSAIDGPGKYTGQPLVQCTSHMCPVKVHWHVKLNYKDYWRVKVTITNFNYRMNYTDWNLVVQHPNFNNITKLFSFNYKPLSPYGGRINDSAMFWGMKFYNDLLNQAGPFGNAQTEILLQKDPETFTFEKGWAFPRRVYFNGDNCVMPPPDAYPWLPNASPPMKQPWTLELLVFWTALAALLAYYV